In one Oscillospiraceae bacterium genomic region, the following are encoded:
- a CDS encoding 5'-deoxynucleotidase, producing MSNHFFAYISRMRYISRWGLMRNTFQENIQEHSHMVAVLAHALAVIRRDVFGGEIDPGQAAVAALYHDAPEILTGDLPTPVKYYNPDIRDSYRVVEDVSAQKLLSMLPEALRPAFEPWLTEDYDPGVRALVKAADKLSAHIKCVEELKAGNTEFKKAAEQTLEALRASPLPEVSYFLEHFLPGFGLTLDELD from the coding sequence ATGTCCAACCACTTTTTCGCCTATATCTCCCGTATGCGGTACATCAGCCGCTGGGGGCTGATGCGCAACACCTTTCAGGAGAATATCCAGGAGCACTCCCACATGGTGGCGGTGCTCGCCCACGCCCTGGCGGTCATCCGGCGGGACGTGTTCGGCGGGGAGATCGACCCCGGCCAGGCCGCGGTGGCCGCGCTGTACCACGACGCGCCCGAGATCCTCACCGGGGATCTGCCCACCCCCGTCAAGTACTACAACCCCGACATCCGGGACAGCTACCGGGTGGTGGAGGACGTGTCGGCCCAAAAGCTGCTGTCCATGCTGCCCGAGGCCCTGCGCCCGGCCTTCGAGCCCTGGCTCACCGAGGACTACGATCCCGGGGTGCGCGCCCTGGTGAAGGCGGCGGACAAGCTCTCGGCCCACATCAAGTGCGTGGAGGAGCTCAAGGCGGGCAATACGGAGTTCAAAAAGGCCGCCGAACAGACTCTGGAGGCCCTCCGGGCCTCCCCCCTGCCCGAGGTGTCCTATTTCCTGGAGCACTTCCTTCCGGGCTTCGGGCTGACCCTGGACGAGCTGGACTGA
- a CDS encoding M18 family aminopeptidase — translation MQTVDRLMEYIEASPSPFHAVQSAARLLDAEGFTRLEEADFWHLEPGGRYYATRNQSSLIAFRLPRGPLKGWRMTAAHGDAPTFRVKADSLAGDKAYARLEVEGYGGMNCASWLDRPLTVAGRAAVRRPGGVEGRLVYLDRDLLTIPSLAIHMQRDVNKGHDYNLQRDMQPLYGLAGAEPLTALLARALEAEPEDILSTDLVLCPRQKPVRLGPGGELFQAPRIDDLACAYATLEGFLAAGPLPGAGQIYCLFDNEEVGSSTRQGAMGSFLPDVLARAAEALGLGEQARRQALAGSLLLSADNGHAVHPGFPEKADPENRVYPNGGVVVKLNASQKYTTTGLTAGLFRAVCQTAGVPVQIFANRADEPGGSTLGNLLSHAVSIPMVDVGMAQLAMHAAVETAGSRDPEYLSRACAAFFCADFTLHADGCYTFGA, via the coding sequence ATGCAGACGGTCGATCGCCTGATGGAATACATTGAAGCCAGCCCCAGCCCCTTCCACGCGGTGCAAAGCGCCGCCCGGCTGCTGGACGCCGAGGGCTTTACCCGCCTGGAGGAGGCCGATTTCTGGCACCTGGAGCCCGGCGGGCGCTACTACGCCACCCGCAACCAGAGCAGCCTTATCGCCTTCCGCCTGCCCCGCGGGCCGCTGAAGGGCTGGCGCATGACCGCCGCCCACGGCGACGCGCCCACCTTCCGGGTCAAGGCCGATTCCCTGGCCGGGGACAAGGCCTACGCCCGCCTGGAGGTGGAGGGCTACGGCGGCATGAACTGCGCCTCCTGGCTGGACCGCCCCCTGACCGTGGCGGGCCGGGCCGCCGTGCGCCGCCCCGGCGGGGTGGAGGGGCGGCTGGTCTATCTGGACCGGGACCTGCTCACCATCCCCAGCCTGGCCATCCACATGCAGCGGGACGTGAACAAGGGCCACGACTACAACCTCCAGCGGGACATGCAGCCCCTGTACGGCCTGGCGGGGGCGGAGCCCCTCACCGCCCTGCTGGCCCGGGCGCTGGAGGCGGAGCCGGAGGACATCCTCTCCACCGACCTGGTGCTCTGCCCCCGGCAGAAGCCGGTGCGCCTGGGCCCCGGCGGGGAGCTGTTCCAGGCCCCCCGCATCGACGATCTGGCCTGCGCCTACGCCACGCTGGAGGGCTTCCTCGCCGCCGGCCCCCTGCCCGGCGCGGGGCAAATCTACTGCCTGTTCGACAACGAGGAGGTGGGCAGCTCCACCCGCCAGGGGGCCATGGGCAGCTTCCTGCCCGACGTGCTCGCCCGGGCGGCCGAGGCCCTGGGCCTGGGGGAGCAGGCCCGGCGGCAGGCCCTGGCCGGCAGCCTGCTGCTCAGCGCCGACAACGGCCACGCCGTGCACCCCGGCTTCCCCGAGAAGGCCGACCCGGAAAACCGGGTGTACCCCAACGGCGGCGTGGTCGTCAAGCTCAACGCCAGCCAGAAGTACACCACCACCGGCCTGACCGCCGGGCTCTTCCGGGCGGTGTGTCAAACGGCGGGGGTGCCGGTGCAGATCTTCGCCAACCGGGCGGACGAGCCCGGCGGCAGCACCCTGGGCAACCTGCTGAGCCACGCGGTGAGCATACCCATGGTGGACGTGGGCATGGCCCAGCTCGCCATGCACGCCGCCGTGGAGACGGCGGGCAGCCGGGATCCGGAGTACCTCTCCCGCGCCTGCGCCGCCTTCTTCTGCGCGGATTTCACCCTTCACGCCGACGGCTGCTATACCTTCGGCGCGTAG
- a CDS encoding amino acid permease has product MENTEKKMITTADLNRTLGKKELYSIAFGHVIGSGVFSLIGIGIAMSGKSAFLGILLSAVFIMLQALPFMIMAGTARFRGGYYSMMGTLWGEKFAGFYIVVFFCSNISLAMYAISFAQYLQGILPGVPVTLVAFLVMTVFFVTNLLGIEGAAKLEIVMDIVLALALTLFIVYGLPQVDFGSFFTEDFTPAGPMGVLTCGVLLTWATAGGIDMVNLSAEAKNPTKDLPQVIMVSTIAIAVFYALIAVVAAGVLPVSVTANMPLDLVAKSIFPYPLFLFFVIGGALLALSTTLNATFAWVTKPILQACNDGWLPKKVGYVHPKFKTPVFILVLFYAIGLVPILFKIEIGRIADTAVILSNILFVLICFGTVFIPKRMPELWEKSAFHFSKRKLYLWSCLGGVSSTIMVLVLLLQTTKFQFVGMIAITLVGILFAHLRYKSGAVKTLESFEAL; this is encoded by the coding sequence ATGGAAAACACGGAAAAAAAGATGATAACCACAGCCGACCTAAACCGGACCCTGGGAAAAAAGGAGCTGTACTCCATTGCCTTCGGCCACGTGATCGGTTCGGGCGTCTTCTCGCTGATCGGCATCGGCATTGCGATGTCCGGCAAATCGGCGTTCCTGGGGATCTTGCTTTCTGCGGTGTTTATCATGCTGCAGGCGCTGCCGTTTATGATCATGGCGGGCACGGCCAGGTTCAGGGGCGGCTACTACTCCATGATGGGGACCCTCTGGGGGGAGAAGTTCGCGGGCTTTTATATCGTGGTCTTTTTCTGCTCCAATATCTCCCTGGCCATGTACGCCATCAGCTTCGCACAGTATTTGCAGGGCATTTTGCCCGGCGTCCCCGTCACCCTCGTCGCCTTTTTGGTGATGACCGTATTCTTCGTCACGAACCTGCTGGGCATTGAGGGGGCCGCCAAGCTGGAGATTGTAATGGACATCGTCCTGGCCCTGGCCCTGACCCTGTTTATCGTCTACGGGCTGCCCCAGGTGGACTTCGGCAGCTTTTTCACCGAGGACTTCACCCCGGCGGGGCCAATGGGGGTGCTCACCTGCGGCGTGCTGCTCACGTGGGCCACCGCCGGCGGCATCGACATGGTCAACCTGAGCGCCGAGGCCAAGAACCCCACCAAGGATCTGCCCCAGGTGATCATGGTGTCCACTATTGCAATCGCCGTTTTCTACGCGCTGATTGCGGTGGTGGCCGCGGGCGTGCTCCCGGTCTCCGTCACCGCCAATATGCCGCTGGATCTGGTGGCAAAGTCGATTTTTCCCTACCCGCTGTTCCTCTTCTTCGTCATCGGCGGGGCCCTGCTGGCCCTGTCCACCACCCTGAACGCCACCTTTGCCTGGGTGACCAAGCCTATCCTCCAGGCGTGCAACGACGGTTGGCTGCCCAAGAAGGTGGGCTACGTGCACCCCAAGTTCAAGACCCCCGTCTTTATCCTCGTACTCTTCTACGCCATCGGCCTGGTGCCCATCCTCTTCAAGATCGAGATCGGCAGGATTGCCGACACCGCCGTAATCCTGAGCAATATCCTGTTCGTGCTGATCTGCTTCGGCACGGTCTTTATCCCCAAGCGCATGCCCGAGCTGTGGGAGAAGTCCGCCTTCCACTTCAGCAAAAGGAAGCTCTACCTCTGGTCCTGCCTGGGCGGCGTGTCCTCCACGATTATGGTGCTGGTGCTGCTGCTCCAGACCACCAAATTCCAGTTCGTGGGCATGATCGCCATCACGCTGGTGGGCATCCTGTTCGCCCATCTGCGCTATAAGAGCGGCGCGGTAAAAACCCTGGAGAGCTTTGAGGCCCTTTAA
- a CDS encoding NADH oxidase → MKTKYSSLFSPLTIRGVTLKNRIEVAPISVFDLATTPERHACERDMQFFRMRAMGGAAVVTLGDCIVHPTGVDSGHLPSPKIMACSDDNLPFLTRIADEIHRYGALANIELNHAGMLTASGEMDGWGPDYINFTESKTIAPLSEQSAEAEPVYRKGVVRQMTEEMIEEVVDGFGTSALRAKTCGFDMAMIHAGHGWLIHQFMSPLTNHRTDRFGGSLENRARLLLMVIDRIRHYCGEDFLIEVRYSGTEYVEGGYTLEDGARFAELMDGKADLLHVSAGNFYYPETECLMVPSLFKQPGFNLYLAEEVKKHVKKSHVVALGALKEPGMMDEIIASGKADVIAACRVINADPLFPNKVKRGQEEEVRPCIRCNCCIANYQTRITRCTVNPTLDRPADVVLPQLPAEPKRVLIAGGGPGGMEAAIVAKERGHEVILCEKAGELGGLIRYARKVPFKKETEQYLDFMIDKVNRLGVDVRLNTEVTPALIGEIGPDFCIAAVGSDPLIPDIPGVERAHPIMDMYDGKFEVGQTVAIIGGGLGGSEAAVELAMQGKQVTLVEMLSDIARDANSLHRPALLNEIADYAAQITVLKNTTCTEIGAEGIVCTDKAGEKRTVKADTVILAAGMVPRRQAVETLREAADELRAIGDCKKVRQIGDAVREGYDAAMEA, encoded by the coding sequence ATGAAAACGAAGTATTCCAGCCTGTTCAGCCCCCTGACCATCCGGGGCGTCACCCTGAAGAACCGGATCGAGGTGGCCCCCATCTCGGTGTTCGATCTGGCCACCACGCCTGAGCGCCACGCCTGTGAGCGGGACATGCAGTTCTTCCGCATGCGTGCCATGGGCGGCGCCGCGGTGGTCACGCTGGGCGACTGCATCGTGCACCCCACGGGCGTGGACTCGGGCCACCTGCCCTCCCCCAAGATTATGGCCTGCAGCGACGACAACCTGCCCTTCCTGACCCGGATTGCCGACGAGATTCACAGGTACGGCGCCCTGGCCAACATTGAGCTCAACCACGCGGGCATGCTCACCGCCAGCGGGGAGATGGACGGCTGGGGCCCCGACTACATCAACTTCACCGAGTCCAAGACCATCGCCCCGCTCTCCGAGCAGTCTGCGGAGGCCGAGCCGGTCTACCGTAAGGGCGTGGTGCGGCAGATGACCGAGGAGATGATCGAGGAGGTTGTGGACGGGTTCGGCACCTCCGCCCTGCGGGCCAAAACCTGCGGCTTCGACATGGCCATGATCCACGCGGGCCACGGGTGGCTGATCCACCAGTTCATGTCCCCCCTGACCAACCACAGGACGGACCGCTTCGGCGGGAGCCTGGAGAACCGGGCCAGGCTGCTGCTCATGGTCATCGACCGGATCCGACACTACTGCGGCGAGGATTTCCTCATCGAGGTGCGCTACAGCGGCACCGAGTACGTGGAGGGCGGCTATACCCTGGAGGACGGTGCGCGGTTCGCCGAGCTGATGGACGGCAAGGCGGACCTGCTGCACGTCTCCGCGGGCAACTTCTACTACCCCGAGACCGAGTGCCTGATGGTCCCCAGCCTGTTCAAGCAGCCGGGCTTTAACCTGTATCTGGCCGAGGAGGTCAAAAAGCACGTGAAGAAGTCCCACGTGGTGGCCCTGGGCGCCCTGAAGGAGCCCGGGATGATGGACGAAATTATCGCCTCGGGCAAGGCGGACGTCATCGCGGCCTGCCGGGTCATAAACGCCGACCCGCTGTTCCCTAACAAGGTGAAGCGCGGGCAGGAGGAGGAGGTCCGGCCCTGTATCCGCTGCAACTGCTGCATCGCCAACTACCAGACCAGGATTACCCGCTGCACGGTCAATCCCACCCTGGACCGGCCCGCCGACGTGGTGCTGCCCCAGCTCCCGGCCGAGCCCAAGCGGGTTTTGATCGCCGGCGGCGGCCCCGGCGGTATGGAGGCGGCCATCGTGGCCAAGGAGCGGGGCCACGAGGTCATCCTCTGCGAGAAGGCGGGGGAGCTGGGCGGGCTGATCCGCTACGCCCGGAAGGTGCCCTTTAAAAAGGAGACCGAGCAGTACCTGGACTTCATGATCGACAAGGTGAACCGGCTGGGCGTGGACGTGCGGCTGAACACCGAGGTGACCCCCGCGCTAATCGGGGAGATCGGGCCGGACTTCTGCATCGCGGCGGTGGGCTCCGACCCGCTGATCCCGGACATTCCGGGCGTGGAGCGGGCCCACCCCATTATGGACATGTACGACGGCAAATTCGAGGTGGGGCAGACCGTGGCCATCATCGGCGGCGGCCTGGGCGGCAGCGAGGCGGCCGTGGAGCTGGCGATGCAGGGCAAACAGGTCACGCTGGTGGAGATGCTCTCCGACATCGCCAGGGACGCCAACTCCCTCCACAGGCCCGCCCTGCTCAATGAGATTGCCGACTATGCGGCGCAGATTACCGTGCTGAAAAACACCACCTGCACGGAGATCGGCGCGGAGGGGATCGTCTGCACGGACAAGGCCGGGGAGAAACGCACCGTCAAGGCGGATACGGTCATCCTGGCCGCGGGCATGGTGCCCCGCAGGCAGGCAGTGGAGACCCTGCGCGAGGCGGCCGACGAGCTGCGGGCCATCGGCGACTGCAAGAAGGTCCGCCAGATCGGCGACGCCGTCCGGGAGGGCTACGACGCGGCCATGGAGGCGTAG
- a CDS encoding integrase, protein MKIGYVRVSTQEQNTMRQEVLMQGLGVDKLYIDRASGKDTSRPELKKMLHYVRQGDTVIVESISRFARNTRDLLELVEQLTAKAVEFVSKKEAIDTTTPSGKFMLTIFGAVAELEREYILQRQREGIAIARVEGKYTGRKPIQHPDLDKVLARWQKGEITAVQARKQLGMSKATFYRRAKKSS, encoded by the coding sequence TTGAAAATAGGCTACGTGCGGGTCAGCACCCAGGAGCAGAACACCATGCGGCAGGAGGTGTTGATGCAGGGGCTGGGGGTGGACAAGCTCTACATTGATAGGGCCAGCGGGAAGGATACCAGCCGCCCTGAGCTGAAAAAGATGCTCCACTATGTGCGGCAGGGTGACACGGTGATTGTGGAATCCATCAGCAGGTTTGCCAGGAACACCCGCGACCTGCTGGAGCTGGTGGAGCAGCTGACGGCAAAAGCGGTGGAATTCGTATCGAAGAAGGAGGCGATTGACACCACCACGCCCAGCGGAAAGTTCATGCTCACCATCTTCGGCGCCGTGGCGGAGCTGGAGCGGGAGTACATCCTGCAGCGGCAGCGGGAGGGGATAGCAATAGCCAGGGTCGAGGGGAAGTACACGGGCAGGAAGCCTATCCAGCACCCGGATTTGGATAAGGTACTGGCCCGCTGGCAGAAAGGCGAGATTACGGCAGTCCAGGCCAGGAAGCAGCTCGGCATGAGCAAAGCAACCTTCTACAGAAGGGCAAAAAAGAGTAGCTGA